One window of the Chelonoidis abingdonii isolate Lonesome George chromosome 3, CheloAbing_2.0, whole genome shotgun sequence genome contains the following:
- the ALKAL2 gene encoding ALK and LTK ligand 2, whose translation MSGLKSPVLLGLVLLMLSAGYCKERTDSIDLKDRQSLFNLIMEIIQELKRHHVEEDNGVQYFSNRDYTLDRREVADYEEYQDEQRAEIVPRDLRMKEKFLKHLTGPLYFSPKCSKHFHRLYHNTRDCTIPAYYKRCARLLTRLAVSPMCMEG comes from the exons ATGAGCGGACTGAAGTCTCCTGTGCTGCTGGGGCTGGTGCTCTTAATGCTGTCAGCAGGTTATTGCAAAGAGAGGACTGACTCCATAGACCTAAAAGACAGGCAAAGCCTCTTCAATCTCATCATGGAGATTATTCAGGAACTGAAAAGACACCACGTGGAAGAGGACAACGGGGTGCAATACTTCTCCAACCGCGATTATACGTTAGACCGAAGAGAAGTAGCTGATTATGAAGAGTACCAGGACGAGCAGAGAGCTG AAATAGTTCCTAGAGATTTGAGGatgaaagaaaagtttttaaagcatttaacaG GTCCTCTCTATTTTAGTCCAAAATGCAGTAAACACTTTCATCGGCTTTATCACAATACAAGAGACTGCACCATCCCAGCTT ACTATAAAAGATGTGCCAGGCTTCTTACTCGGTTGGCAGTAAGTCCAATGTGCATGGAAGGATAA